From the genome of Globicephala melas chromosome 16, mGloMel1.2, whole genome shotgun sequence, one region includes:
- the C16H10orf88 gene encoding ATPase PAAT — protein sequence METETVHPPLTRRPPLASSWDVACGALAQSLHLTRSDLGARDADWEELLAPPATCQDLVILKRNVNSQDENPCFLYLRCDPPGGEEIVSIGILSSARNMEVYSGEEYCGTSRGKNVCNVLDNSEHEKIILYKKYLKLESSTHACKIKLLSFGEKQCVFISKVVVHMRPVLANSSAGCPALGSRIDLERVQTIIESLGSKLSPGAQQLMNMVRFQQQNCIPIGQQLQSVLGSTGFKHMIGLQSASASGAFDKSSPTPFPSRTGLTSGNVAEDLKAYIDKSTQPAGGGNVTSLQECKIVPQNHSLPENDLKNAVSSLLPKKASDSSHIPNSELLPVLQNLCSQVNHLRVGPNTKWQESITKPGEGIVGVTMEEQSICSYLEKILSKNMELMEKKLMDYIDQRIYKLQEHIDNKIALLVDLLQSPNSPPSGTPLRHYDSGERLSNGER from the exons ATGGAGACCGAGACTGTACACCCGCCGCTGACCCGCCGCCCGCCGCTGGCCTCTTCCTGGGATGTCGCGTGCGGAGCCCTGGCCCAGAGTCTCCATCTCACCCGGTCTGATCTCGGCGCCCGGGACGCCGACTGGGAGGAGCTGCTGGCGCCGCCTGCCACCTG ccAGGATCTGGTGATTTTGAAAAGGAACGTGAACAGCCAAGATGAAAACCCCTGCTTCCTTTACCTGAGATGTGACCCTCCTGGAGGTGAAGAAATCGTTTCTATTGGCATTTTAAGTTCAGCAAGAAATATGGAAGTATACTCAGGAGAGGAGTACTGTGGAACCAGTAGGGGCAAGAATGTTTGTAATGTTCTGGATAACAG tgaacatgaaaagattattttgtacaaaaaatatctaaaattggaGTCTTCCACACATGCTTGTAAAATAAAG tTGCTCTCCTTTGGTGAAAAGCAGTGTGTGTTCATCAGTAAAGTTGTGGTACACATGAGGCCAGTTTTGGCAAATTCTTCAGCAGGCTGTCCTGCTCTAGGATCAAGGATAGACCTGGAGAGGGTCCAAACCATCATAGAGTCCTTGGGGTCAAAGTTATCACCTGGAGCTCAGCAACTGATGAATATGGTTAGATTCCAACAGCAG AATTGTATTCCCATCGGACAGCAGCTTCAGTCAGTTTTGGGAAGCACTGGATTCAAGCACATGATCGGACTGCAATCAGCATCTGCTTCAGGGGCCTTCGACAAGTCATCCCCCACACCTTTCCCTTCCAGGACTGGATTGACATCTGGAAACGTGGCTGAAGACTTAAAAGCTTACATTGATAAAAGTACGCAGCCAGCTGGTGGAGGAAATGTGACAAGCCTCCAAGAGTGTAAAATTGTGCCACAAAACCATTCTCTTCCTGAGAATGATCTTAAGAATGCAGTATCTTCTTTGTTACCAAAGAAAGCAAGCGACAGCTCACACATACCTAACTCTGAGTTGCTGCCTGTTCTGCAGAATCTGTGTAGTCAAGTGAACCATCTCCGTGTGGGACCCAACACCAAGTGGCAGGAAAGCATCACCAAGCCCGGCGAAGGCATTGTTGGTGTTAC aaTGGAAGAGCAATCCATTTGTTCCTACTTGGAAAAGattctttctaaaaatatggAACTGatggaaaagaaacttatggaCTACATTGATCAGCGAATATATAAACTCCAGGAGCACATAGATAATAAGATTGCTTTGTTAGTGGACTTGCTGCAAAGTCCCAACTCCCCACCGTCTGGCACGCCTCTAAGACATTATGACTCTGGAGAAAGACTTTCAAATGGAGAAAGATAG